One Lacunisphaera limnophila DNA window includes the following coding sequences:
- the urtA gene encoding urea ABC transporter substrate-binding protein has protein sequence MLKSSRYLLAAGALLATAVTQAADTVKVGVLHSLSGTMAISETSLRDVLLFTFDEINAKGGVLGKKIEPVVVDGASNWPLFAEKATQLLEQDKVAVTFGCWTSVSRKSVLPVFEKNNGLLFYPVQYEGEEESQNVAYTAEAVNQQATPAVDYYLAEGKKKFYLLGSDYVYPQTTNLVLLEYLLSKGVPIENIGGGFRKDESGKIISAGKYTPFGHTDYQQIVAEIKQFAASGDACVISTLNGDTNVPFFKEYAASGLTAETCPVVSFSISEDEFRGLPADQLVGQLGCWTYFQSIDSAANKKFVADFQAWLAKTDVPGIVKEGRVTCSPMVLSYVGVYLWKAAVEKAGTFDVDAVRAAFKSGLSFDGPGGTVTSQPNMHVTKNVFIGETKADGQFKIVKSFANVYGEPWLKGKFK, from the coding sequence ATGCTTAAATCATCCCGTTACCTCCTTGCCGCGGGCGCGCTTCTCGCGACCGCCGTTACCCAGGCTGCCGATACCGTCAAGGTCGGCGTCCTCCACTCCCTTTCCGGCACGATGGCGATCAGCGAGACCTCGCTGCGTGACGTCCTGCTCTTCACCTTCGACGAGATCAACGCCAAGGGCGGCGTGCTCGGCAAGAAGATCGAGCCCGTCGTCGTCGACGGTGCCTCGAACTGGCCGCTCTTCGCCGAGAAGGCCACCCAGCTCCTCGAGCAGGACAAGGTCGCTGTGACCTTCGGTTGCTGGACCTCGGTGTCCCGCAAGTCCGTGCTGCCCGTGTTCGAGAAGAACAACGGCCTGCTCTTCTACCCCGTGCAGTACGAGGGCGAAGAGGAGTCGCAGAACGTAGCCTACACCGCCGAGGCCGTCAACCAGCAGGCCACGCCCGCGGTCGACTACTACCTCGCCGAGGGCAAGAAGAAGTTCTACCTGCTCGGTTCCGACTACGTCTATCCGCAGACCACCAACCTCGTGCTCCTCGAGTACCTCCTCTCCAAGGGCGTGCCGATCGAGAACATCGGCGGCGGTTTCCGCAAGGACGAGTCCGGCAAAATCATCTCCGCCGGCAAGTACACGCCCTTCGGCCACACCGACTACCAGCAGATCGTCGCCGAGATCAAGCAGTTCGCCGCCTCCGGGGACGCCTGCGTGATCTCGACCCTGAACGGCGACACCAACGTCCCGTTCTTCAAGGAATACGCCGCCTCCGGCCTCACCGCCGAGACCTGCCCGGTCGTCTCCTTCTCGATCTCCGAGGATGAGTTCCGCGGCCTGCCCGCCGACCAGCTCGTCGGCCAGCTCGGCTGCTGGACCTACTTCCAGTCGATCGATTCCGCCGCCAACAAGAAGTTCGTCGCGGACTTCCAGGCCTGGCTCGCGAAGACCGACGTCCCCGGCATCGTCAAGGAAGGCCGCGTGACCTGCTCCCCGATGGTGCTCAGCTACGTCGGCGTCTACCTGTGGAAGGCCGCGGTCGAGAAGGCCGGCACGTTCGACGTGGACGCCGTGCGCGCCGCGTTCAAGAGCGGACTCTCCTTCGACGGCCCCGGTGGCACCGTCACCTCCCAGCCCAACATGCACGTCACGAAGAACGTCTTCATCGGCGAGACCAAGGCCGACGGCCAGTTCAAGATCGTGAAGTCCTTCGCCAACGTCTACGGCGAGCCCTGGCTGAAGGGTAAGTTCAAGTAA
- the urtB gene encoding urea ABC transporter permease subunit UrtB encodes MKFFHRLLLLSLCVLGTSPLAAESARAIIVKAVQAKDAAEQRTLISSLLGEPDEAIPDLLVAWRSDQLFLYQAPDGTTVPVQLTGDKDAAGARAALKIIDGQPLTDAAGQPLRLTPAGLTAVDHTSGLRRVMKTVLDLLDVVSPDPRKRLKAVQTIALAQDASKLEVLSARQPLETDAQVLRALREAVALIRLKDPSDEVKITALADLKLLSTLSSTDFIQRALKEAEEKKNAPVAAAARSALTSVEAHRSTVDFLGTLFRGVSLGSILLVGALGLAITFGLMRVINMAHGEMIAVGAYTTYLVQNIFGTGITIPFFGFSLPIPGLGLTGAAYQWYFLAAIPLSFIAAALVGIGLERSVIRFLYRRPLESLLATWGVSLVLQQVFRLMFGANNVQVSSPVYLSGNWTVNDVLLGWNRVFVIGFAILIVFGMWLVLSKTSLGLLIRASMQNRTMASCMGVRTERVNMLTFGLGSGLAGLAGAFLSQIGNVGPSLGQNYIIDSFMVVVVGGVGSIAGTIISAFTIGGLDQVLQQYLPHWAPGLAWVPGIGSFLQNLAQDAAVFGKILVLGGIILFLQWKPAGLFVTRSRNLDE; translated from the coding sequence ATGAAATTTTTTCACCGCCTGCTGCTGCTCTCCCTCTGCGTTCTCGGGACGAGCCCGCTGGCGGCCGAATCGGCCCGCGCCATCATCGTCAAGGCCGTGCAGGCCAAGGATGCCGCGGAGCAACGCACCCTGATTTCCTCGCTCCTGGGCGAGCCCGACGAGGCCATTCCCGACCTGCTCGTCGCCTGGCGCAGCGACCAGCTTTTCCTCTACCAGGCGCCCGATGGCACCACCGTCCCGGTCCAGCTCACGGGCGACAAGGACGCCGCCGGCGCCCGGGCCGCACTCAAGATCATCGACGGGCAGCCGCTCACCGATGCCGCGGGCCAGCCACTGCGGCTGACTCCTGCCGGCCTGACCGCCGTCGACCACACCAGCGGCCTGCGCCGCGTGATGAAGACCGTGCTCGATCTGCTCGACGTGGTTTCGCCCGATCCCCGCAAGCGCCTGAAGGCTGTGCAGACCATCGCCCTCGCGCAGGATGCCAGCAAGCTGGAGGTCCTCTCCGCCCGCCAGCCGCTCGAAACGGACGCCCAGGTGCTCCGGGCCTTGCGCGAGGCCGTGGCGCTGATCCGGCTGAAGGATCCGAGCGATGAGGTTAAAATCACCGCCCTCGCGGACCTGAAGCTGTTGTCGACTCTATCCAGCACCGACTTCATCCAGCGCGCCTTGAAGGAGGCGGAGGAGAAGAAAAACGCCCCCGTGGCCGCCGCCGCGCGCTCGGCGCTTACTTCCGTCGAGGCGCACCGTTCCACGGTGGATTTTCTGGGCACCCTGTTTCGCGGCGTCAGCCTTGGCAGCATCCTGCTTGTCGGCGCGCTCGGCCTGGCCATCACCTTCGGCCTGATGCGCGTCATCAACATGGCGCACGGCGAGATGATTGCCGTCGGAGCCTACACGACCTACCTCGTGCAAAACATCTTCGGCACGGGCATCACGATCCCGTTTTTCGGTTTCAGCCTGCCGATCCCCGGCCTGGGGCTGACGGGCGCGGCCTACCAATGGTATTTCCTCGCGGCCATCCCGCTCAGTTTCATCGCCGCGGCGCTGGTGGGCATCGGGCTCGAGCGCAGTGTCATTCGTTTTCTCTACCGGCGCCCGCTCGAGAGCCTGCTGGCCACGTGGGGGGTGTCACTCGTGCTGCAACAGGTTTTCCGACTGATGTTCGGCGCCAACAACGTCCAGGTCTCGAGCCCGGTCTACCTCAGCGGCAACTGGACGGTGAACGACGTCTTGCTCGGCTGGAACCGTGTCTTCGTGATCGGCTTCGCGATCCTGATCGTGTTCGGCATGTGGCTGGTGTTGTCGAAGACCTCCCTAGGCCTGCTGATCCGCGCCTCCATGCAGAACCGCACGATGGCCTCCTGCATGGGCGTGCGGACGGAGCGGGTGAATATGCTCACCTTCGGCCTGGGCAGCGGCTTGGCCGGCCTGGCCGGTGCCTTCCTCAGTCAGATCGGCAACGTCGGCCCCTCTCTGGGGCAGAATTACATCATCGACTCCTTCATGGTCGTGGTGGTCGGCGGGGTGGGGAGCATCGCCGGCACGATCATCAGCGCCTTCACCATCGGCGGCCTCGACCAGGTGCTGCAGCAATACCTCCCGCACTGGGCCCCCGGCCTGGCCTGGGTGCCGGGCATCGGCAGCTTCCTCCAGAACCTCGCGCAGGACGCCGCCGTCTTCGGCAAGATCCTCGTGCTGGGCGGCATCATCCTCTTCCTGCAGTGGAAGCCCGCCGGGCTCTTCGTCACCCGCAGCCGCAACCTCGATGAGTAA
- the urtC gene encoding urea ABC transporter permease subunit UrtC: protein MSNPVPAPASWFARHRLELSVVTGVAVVMIVLFPLLHAYGVVSDFTIRLWGKYLCYALLAISVNLLWGSTGLLSLGQALFFTLGGYMHGMYLMRMIGDLGQYKKPIPDFLVFLGWERLPAFWEPFASFPFALTMVFVLPGVIAYIFGYLAFRSRIKGVYFSILTQALTYAASIMFFRNNLLLGGNNGFTDFKFILGYDLLASPTQRGLYIATAVTLLVVYLFCRWLSQTKFGLVQQAIRDGENRVLFSGYATAHYKLFIFVLAALIAAVGGALYVPQVGIINPGEMQADKSLEAVVWVAVGGRGTLLGPIVGAVSINALKSWATRAYPDLWLIILGGLFILVVLFLPGGLVSLPARLKAFWAKFQTPKGDAGAPTPVPNSKT from the coding sequence ATGAGTAATCCCGTACCCGCTCCCGCCTCCTGGTTCGCGCGCCACCGGCTCGAGTTGAGCGTGGTCACCGGCGTGGCCGTGGTGATGATCGTGCTCTTCCCGCTGCTCCATGCCTACGGGGTCGTGAGCGATTTCACCATCCGGCTCTGGGGCAAATATCTCTGTTATGCGCTGCTCGCGATCTCGGTGAACCTGCTCTGGGGCTCCACCGGCCTGCTCAGCCTCGGCCAGGCCCTCTTCTTCACCCTCGGTGGCTACATGCACGGGATGTACCTCATGCGCATGATCGGCGATCTCGGCCAGTACAAGAAGCCGATTCCGGACTTCCTCGTCTTCCTCGGCTGGGAGCGGCTGCCGGCCTTCTGGGAGCCGTTTGCCAGCTTCCCCTTCGCCCTGACCATGGTCTTTGTCCTGCCGGGCGTCATCGCGTACATCTTCGGCTACCTGGCCTTCCGCTCCCGCATCAAGGGCGTGTATTTTTCGATCCTCACGCAGGCGCTGACCTATGCGGCCTCGATCATGTTTTTCCGCAACAACCTGCTCCTCGGCGGCAACAACGGTTTCACGGATTTCAAGTTCATCCTCGGCTACGACCTGCTGGCCTCGCCCACGCAACGCGGGCTGTACATCGCCACCGCGGTCACCCTGCTGGTGGTTTACCTCTTCTGCCGCTGGCTCAGCCAGACGAAGTTCGGCCTCGTGCAGCAGGCCATCCGCGACGGCGAGAACCGCGTGCTCTTCAGCGGCTACGCGACGGCCCACTACAAGCTCTTCATCTTTGTCCTCGCCGCGCTCATCGCCGCCGTCGGCGGCGCGCTCTACGTGCCCCAGGTCGGCATTATCAACCCGGGCGAGATGCAGGCGGACAAGTCGCTCGAGGCCGTCGTGTGGGTGGCGGTGGGCGGGCGCGGCACGCTGCTCGGTCCGATCGTCGGCGCGGTCAGCATCAACGCCCTGAAGAGCTGGGCCACGCGCGCCTATCCGGACCTCTGGCTGATCATCCTAGGCGGCCTGTTTATCCTCGTCGTGCTTTTTCTGCCCGGTGGGTTGGTCAGCCTGCCCGCCCGCCTGAAGGCGTTCTGGGCGAAATTCCAGACGCCCAAGGGTGACGCTGGGGCGCCGACGCCGGTGCCGAACTCCAAGACCTGA
- the urtD gene encoding urea ABC transporter ATP-binding protein UrtD yields MPHPILTVEDVSKTYDGFKAISNLNFYLYDGELRTVIGPNGAGKSTFFDLITGRAQPDKGKIEFGADPASHHDLTRLNEYEINRLGISRKFQTPSVYTEHTVWDNLVLSMKGPRGVFASLFKRMTSTEHDRLDELLKLVRLDAKRDWKAGLLAHGEKQWLEIGMLLAQEPKLLLVDEPAAGMTDEETHRTGELLISLSGKHSIIVVEHDMAFVKQIARDGNVTVLHQGTVLCEGKFDEVQSNQKVREVYLGRGKHGTR; encoded by the coding sequence ATGCCGCACCCGATTCTCACCGTCGAGGATGTCTCCAAGACCTATGATGGCTTCAAGGCCATCTCGAATCTCAATTTCTACCTCTATGACGGGGAGCTGCGGACGGTCATCGGACCCAACGGCGCGGGGAAATCCACCTTCTTCGACCTGATCACCGGCCGGGCCCAGCCCGACAAGGGCAAGATCGAGTTCGGGGCCGATCCCGCGAGCCATCATGACCTCACCCGGCTGAACGAATATGAGATCAACCGGCTCGGCATCAGCCGCAAGTTTCAGACCCCGAGCGTCTACACCGAACACACGGTGTGGGACAACCTCGTGCTCTCCATGAAGGGACCGCGCGGCGTCTTCGCCTCGCTCTTCAAGCGCATGACCTCCACGGAGCACGACCGGCTCGACGAATTGCTCAAGCTGGTCCGGCTCGATGCCAAGCGCGATTGGAAGGCCGGCCTGCTCGCCCACGGCGAGAAACAGTGGCTGGAAATCGGCATGCTCCTCGCGCAAGAACCCAAGCTGCTCCTCGTGGACGAGCCGGCCGCCGGGATGACCGATGAGGAGACGCACCGCACGGGCGAGTTGCTGATCAGCCTCTCCGGCAAGCACAGCATCATCGTGGTCGAACACGACATGGCCTTCGTCAAGCAGATCGCCCGCGACGGCAACGTCACCGTGCTCCACCAGGGCACCGTCCTCTGCGAGGGCAAGTTCGACGAGGTCCAGTCCAACCAGAAGGTCCGCGAGGTCTACCTCGGCCGCGGCAAACACGGAACGAGATGA
- a CDS encoding ABC transporter ATP-binding protein gives MSALLQLSSVETYIGGSRILRGVDLEMNPGEVVALMGRNGVGKTTTLRSITGVLSVRSGSILFDGKPIEKLSIDVRARAGIGYVPQGRDIFPHMTVEENLHIGLVVHGRKGADAKAALERVYDLFPVLKDMLKRKGGVLSGGQQQQLAIGRALLTNPKLLILDEPTEGIQPSIIDQIGDTLKKLKAPAAPAAVIDQASKDVAEITSAVKKLKETHALAILLVEQYVDFCREVADRFYAMDRGVVVVSGPIASLTDEVVKEHLQV, from the coding sequence ATGAGTGCCTTGCTTCAACTCTCATCGGTCGAAACCTACATCGGGGGTTCGCGCATTCTCCGCGGGGTCGATTTGGAGATGAATCCCGGCGAGGTCGTCGCCCTGATGGGGCGCAACGGGGTGGGGAAGACCACCACGCTGCGCTCGATCACCGGGGTGTTGTCGGTGCGCTCGGGCTCGATCCTGTTCGACGGCAAACCGATCGAGAAACTCTCCATCGACGTCCGCGCCCGGGCCGGCATCGGCTACGTGCCGCAGGGGCGCGACATTTTTCCGCACATGACCGTGGAGGAGAATCTACACATCGGCCTCGTGGTGCATGGGCGCAAGGGCGCCGACGCCAAGGCGGCGCTCGAGCGGGTGTATGATCTGTTCCCGGTCCTCAAGGACATGCTCAAGCGCAAGGGCGGCGTCCTATCCGGAGGCCAGCAGCAGCAGCTGGCCATCGGCCGCGCCCTCCTCACGAACCCCAAGCTGCTGATCCTCGATGAGCCGACCGAGGGCATCCAGCCCTCCATCATCGACCAGATCGGCGACACGCTGAAGAAGCTCAAGGCGCCCGCCGCGCCCGCTGCCGTCATCGACCAGGCGTCCAAGGACGTGGCCGAGATCACCTCGGCGGTCAAAAAGCTCAAGGAGACCCACGCCCTGGCCATCCTGCTCGTGGAGCAATACGTGGATTTCTGCCGGGAGGTGGCCGACCGCTTTTATGCCATGGACCGCGGCGTGGTCGTGGTCTCAGGTCCCATCGCCAGCTTGACCGACGAGGTCGTTAAAGAGCATCTTCAGGTCTGA
- a CDS encoding urease subunit gamma, translated as MHLTPREREKLLIVTAADLARRRQARGLKLNYPESIAIITYEIIEGARDGKSVAELMSYGTTILKASDVMEGVGSMIHDVQVEATFPDGTKLVTVHNPIR; from the coding sequence ATGCACCTCACCCCCCGCGAACGCGAAAAGCTCCTGATTGTCACCGCGGCCGACTTGGCCCGCCGCCGCCAGGCCCGCGGCCTCAAGCTCAATTATCCCGAGTCCATCGCGATCATCACCTACGAGATCATCGAGGGCGCGCGTGACGGCAAGTCGGTGGCCGAGCTCATGAGCTACGGGACCACCATCCTCAAGGCCAGTGATGTCATGGAAGGCGTGGGTTCCATGATCCACGACGTGCAGGTCGAGGCCACTTTCCCTGACGGCACGAAGCTGGTCACGGTCCACAATCCCATCCGTTGA
- a CDS encoding urease subunit beta codes for MIPGEIITAPDAPAFDANTGLKTLVLDITNTGDRPIQVGSHYHFFETNEALTFDRPAARGFRLNIPAGTAVRFEAGDTKRVELVALAGLREVYGLQAKINGKLDAKPKAKAKAKPAKKRK; via the coding sequence ATGATTCCCGGCGAGATCATCACCGCGCCCGACGCGCCCGCTTTCGACGCCAATACCGGACTGAAGACCCTGGTGCTCGACATCACCAACACCGGGGACCGGCCGATTCAGGTCGGCTCCCACTACCATTTCTTCGAGACCAACGAGGCGCTGACCTTTGACCGGCCCGCGGCCCGGGGTTTTCGCCTTAACATCCCGGCCGGGACCGCCGTGCGCTTCGAGGCCGGCGACACCAAGCGCGTCGAGCTCGTCGCCCTGGCCGGTCTGCGCGAGGTCTATGGCCTGCAGGCCAAGATCAACGGCAAGCTGGACGCCAAGCCCAAGGCCAAGGCGAAGGCCAAACCCGCCAAGAAACGGAAGTAA
- the ureC gene encoding urease subunit alpha, which translates to MPLKLSRRQYAEMFGPTVGDRVRLADTDLFVQVERDLIAEGGGYGNEIKFGGGKVIRDGMGQSSTATDAESLDLVITNATILDPILGVIKADIGIKHGLIVGIGHAGNPGIQSGLGSIFVDPRTKKKNPMIVGAGTEVIAGEGSIITAGGIDTHIHFICPQQIDEAISAGITTMLGGGTGPAHGTFATTCTPGIWNIHRMLEAAEAYPMNLGFMGKGNCGTAAPLKEQILAGAIGLKLHEDWGTTPGAIDTCLGVADELDVQVAIHTDTLNESGYVDDTIKAFKGRTIHTFHSEGAGGGHAPDIIRVCSEPNVLPSSTNPTRPFTVNTIDEHLDMLMVCHHLDAKIPEDVAFAESRIRPETIAAEDRLHDLGAISMMSSDSQAMGRIGEVIIRTWQTAHKMKQQFGALSGKLHPAADNFRALRYLAKYTINPAIAHGISHIVGSLEVGKLADLVIFKPALFGVKPEVVLKGGFIAWANMGDPNASIPTPQPTFYRPQFGAAGKALTSTSLTFVSAASLRSKIGPKQLGLARRLEPVKSCRKVGKKDMVLNDAMPKIEVDPETYTVKADGVHLTCEPAKVLPMAQRYFLF; encoded by the coding sequence ATGCCCCTGAAACTTTCCCGCCGCCAATATGCCGAGATGTTCGGCCCCACCGTCGGCGACCGCGTGCGCCTCGCCGACACCGACCTGTTTGTGCAGGTGGAGCGCGACCTCATCGCCGAGGGCGGCGGTTACGGCAACGAGATCAAGTTCGGCGGCGGCAAGGTCATCCGGGACGGGATGGGCCAGTCCTCCACCGCGACCGACGCCGAGTCCCTCGACCTCGTCATCACCAACGCCACGATCCTCGATCCCATCCTCGGCGTCATCAAGGCGGACATCGGCATCAAGCACGGTCTGATCGTCGGCATCGGCCACGCGGGCAATCCCGGCATCCAGAGCGGCCTGGGTTCGATTTTCGTTGATCCGCGCACGAAGAAGAAAAACCCGATGATCGTCGGCGCCGGCACCGAGGTCATCGCGGGCGAGGGGAGTATCATCACGGCCGGCGGCATCGACACGCACATCCATTTCATCTGCCCGCAGCAGATCGACGAGGCCATCAGCGCCGGCATCACCACCATGCTCGGCGGCGGCACCGGCCCGGCGCACGGCACCTTTGCCACGACCTGCACGCCCGGCATCTGGAACATCCACCGCATGCTCGAGGCCGCCGAGGCCTACCCGATGAACCTCGGTTTCATGGGCAAGGGCAACTGCGGCACCGCCGCCCCGCTGAAGGAGCAGATCCTCGCCGGGGCCATCGGCCTGAAGCTCCACGAGGATTGGGGCACGACCCCGGGCGCGATCGACACCTGTCTCGGCGTGGCGGACGAGCTGGACGTCCAGGTGGCCATCCACACCGATACGCTCAACGAGTCGGGTTACGTGGATGATACGATCAAGGCCTTCAAGGGCCGCACGATCCACACCTTCCACTCGGAGGGGGCCGGCGGCGGTCACGCCCCGGATATCATTCGCGTCTGCAGCGAGCCCAACGTCCTGCCGTCCTCAACTAATCCGACCCGTCCCTTCACGGTCAACACGATCGACGAGCACCTCGACATGCTCATGGTGTGCCACCACCTCGACGCCAAGATCCCCGAGGATGTCGCCTTCGCCGAGTCCCGCATCCGCCCGGAGACCATCGCCGCCGAGGACCGCCTGCACGATTTGGGTGCGATCTCGATGATGTCGTCCGACTCGCAGGCTATGGGTCGCATTGGCGAGGTCATCATTCGCACCTGGCAGACCGCCCACAAGATGAAGCAGCAGTTCGGCGCGCTCTCCGGCAAGTTGCACCCCGCCGCCGACAATTTCCGCGCCCTGCGTTATCTGGCGAAGTACACGATCAACCCCGCCATCGCCCACGGTATCTCGCACATCGTCGGTTCGCTCGAGGTCGGCAAGCTGGCCGATCTCGTGATTTTCAAACCGGCGCTGTTCGGCGTGAAGCCCGAGGTGGTGCTCAAGGGCGGATTCATCGCCTGGGCCAACATGGGTGATCCAAATGCGTCGATCCCCACGCCGCAGCCGACGTTCTACCGTCCGCAATTCGGCGCCGCGGGCAAGGCCCTCACCTCAACCAGCCTCACTTTCGTCAGCGCCGCCTCGCTCCGCAGCAAGATCGGTCCGAAGCAACTCGGCCTCGCCCGGCGCCTGGAACCGGTGAAGTCCTGCCGGAAGGTGGGGAAGAAGGACATGGTGCTCAACGACGCCATGCCGAAAATCGAGGTCGATCCCGAGACCTACACGGTCAAGGCCGACGGCGTCCACCTGACCTGCGAACCCGCCAAGGTGCTGCCGATGGCGCAGCGGTATTTCCTGTTCTGA
- a CDS encoding DMT family transporter gives MNSWLILIVAGLLEVCWASSLKATAGFTRAWPTLFFITTLAGSMFLLSLAVKQLPVGTAYAVWVGIGAAGTALVAVLFLGETMTPARTFFLGLLIISIIGLKLTTAPTG, from the coding sequence ATGAATTCGTGGCTCATCCTCATCGTCGCCGGCCTGCTCGAAGTCTGCTGGGCGAGCAGCCTCAAGGCGACGGCCGGTTTCACCCGCGCCTGGCCCACGCTGTTCTTCATCACGACGCTGGCCGGCAGCATGTTCCTCCTCAGTCTGGCGGTGAAACAGCTGCCCGTCGGGACCGCCTACGCCGTCTGGGTCGGCATCGGTGCAGCCGGCACCGCCTTGGTCGCCGTCTTATTCCTGGGTGAAACCATGACGCCGGCGCGCACGTTCTTCCTCGGCCTGCTGATCATCTCGATCATCGGGCTGAAACTCACGACGGCCCCGACTGGCTAG
- a CDS encoding urease accessory protein UreE codes for MLQLIHAPIIEPDASLGEFLLAVERITLAKRIWRGTAADGQEFGFELERALQPGDTFWQTAAARYVVQQIPEPVLEVSLDVAPSAAAGIGWAVGNLHLELQAEPARLLAPDEPAVRQLFERLKVPFKPTTAIFRPGRFARGAASTHELGPSHKH; via the coding sequence ATGCTGCAGCTGATCCACGCGCCGATAATCGAACCTGACGCCAGCCTGGGTGAGTTCCTGCTCGCCGTGGAGCGCATCACCCTGGCCAAGCGGATCTGGCGGGGCACGGCGGCGGATGGACAGGAATTTGGTTTTGAACTCGAGCGGGCGCTGCAACCCGGCGACACCTTCTGGCAGACGGCCGCGGCGCGGTATGTGGTGCAGCAGATTCCGGAGCCCGTGCTGGAAGTATCGCTGGACGTGGCGCCCTCGGCGGCGGCCGGAATCGGCTGGGCGGTGGGCAACCTGCATCTGGAGCTGCAGGCGGAGCCCGCACGGCTGCTGGCGCCGGATGAACCGGCGGTGCGGCAGTTGTTTGAGCGTCTGAAGGTGCCATTCAAACCGACGACCGCGATTTTCCGCCCGGGGCGATTTGCCCGGGGCGCGGCTTCCACCCATGAACTCGGACCGAGCCACAAGCATTGA
- a CDS encoding urease accessory protein UreF, translated as MGLLQAGDSFYPTGSYAHSFGLEGLVQEGVVHDRATLKAFFELSTLPALRQAELPLAAQAWRALGEGDWATLGELCVLSSALKTAKEARLASDNIGRQRTELMATLRQHPLAVEFMRRAAAEGWPYSAAVASALEGRVLGAPLPAVLGGIYYATVASLLSAAMKLLRLGQNASQSLLTETLAAAPGIIAAAQQVPRAEIGWFNPWLDIAAARHERADSRMFIS; from the coding sequence GTGGGCCTGTTGCAGGCCGGGGATTCGTTTTATCCGACGGGGAGCTATGCGCACTCGTTCGGGCTGGAGGGGCTGGTGCAGGAAGGTGTGGTCCATGATCGCGCGACGTTGAAGGCATTTTTCGAACTCTCGACACTGCCGGCGTTGCGGCAGGCGGAGTTGCCGCTGGCGGCGCAGGCGTGGCGGGCTCTGGGTGAAGGGGATTGGGCCACGCTGGGGGAGCTTTGTGTGCTTTCGTCGGCGTTGAAGACGGCCAAGGAGGCGCGGCTGGCCTCCGACAACATCGGGCGGCAACGCACCGAGTTGATGGCGACATTGAGGCAGCACCCGCTGGCCGTGGAATTCATGCGGCGCGCGGCCGCAGAGGGGTGGCCCTATTCGGCGGCCGTGGCGTCGGCCTTGGAAGGACGAGTGCTCGGGGCGCCGCTGCCGGCGGTGCTGGGCGGAATTTATTATGCGACAGTGGCCTCGCTGCTCTCGGCGGCGATGAAGCTCCTGCGTCTCGGCCAGAATGCGAGCCAGTCGCTGCTGACCGAGACCCTGGCCGCGGCGCCGGGGATCATCGCGGCGGCGCAGCAGGTGCCGCGCGCAGAGATCGGCTGGTTCAACCCCTGGCTCGACATCGCCGCGGCGCGGCATGAGCGGGCGGACTCGCGGATGTTTATCTCCTGA
- the ureG gene encoding urease accessory protein UreG, with translation MKRPPRIGIGGPVGSGKTMLCLKLCQQMRQRWSMAVVTNDIYCSEDAKFLIQHSALPAERIAGVETGGCPHTAIRDDTTMNEQACRTLEATFPDLQLLLVESGGDNLTATFSPELVDAFIYVIDVAEGDKIPRKGGPAIRFSDLLIINKIDLAPLVGADLGVMDRDAKIQRGARPFLFCDLKREHNLAAVIEWIERSVLFGQKAKAKA, from the coding sequence ATGAAACGCCCTCCAAGAATCGGCATCGGTGGTCCGGTGGGTTCCGGCAAGACGATGCTTTGTCTCAAACTCTGCCAGCAGATGCGCCAGCGCTGGTCCATGGCGGTTGTCACCAATGACATCTACTGCTCCGAGGACGCGAAGTTCCTCATCCAGCACAGCGCGCTGCCGGCGGAGCGCATCGCCGGCGTCGAGACCGGCGGTTGTCCACACACGGCGATCCGCGACGACACCACCATGAATGAACAGGCCTGCCGGACGCTGGAGGCGACGTTTCCTGATTTGCAGCTTCTGCTGGTAGAGAGCGGCGGGGACAACCTCACGGCGACCTTTTCGCCGGAATTGGTGGATGCCTTCATCTATGTCATCGATGTCGCCGAGGGGGACAAGATCCCGCGCAAGGGCGGACCGGCGATCCGGTTCAGTGATTTGCTCATCATCAACAAAATTGACCTGGCCCCGCTGGTCGGCGCCGACCTCGGCGTGATGGACCGGGATGCGAAGATCCAGCGCGGGGCACGGCCATTCCTGTTTTGCGATTTGAAGCGGGAGCACAACCTGGCTGCGGTGATCGAGTGGATCGAGCGGTCGGTGCTGTTCGGCCAGAAAGCCAAGGCCAAGGCGTGA